A window of the Lactuca sativa cultivar Salinas chromosome 5, Lsat_Salinas_v11, whole genome shotgun sequence genome harbors these coding sequences:
- the LOC111878330 gene encoding putative lipid-transfer protein DIR1: MRTPQKTHQQTNSLSENLTKTYPMESYTKLVIVALVLVATIVTEPMATNGFSICGVTTDGLKTCQPAVAKGVDPLPLPTTECCAALTKADMPCFCKLKDSSLLPIYEIDPTHAMELPAKCKLPQATYHC; this comes from the coding sequence ATGCGTACCCCTCAAAAAACACACCAACAAACAAACAGTTTAAGTGAGAATCTTACAAAAACATATCCAATGGAGTCCTACACAAAGCTAGTTATTGTAGCTCTAGTTCTGGTTGCAACTATTGTGACTGAACCGATGGCTACAAATGGTTTCTCCATATGTGGGGTGACCACCGATGGCCTGAAGACCTGCCAGCCGGCGGTGGCAAAAGGTGTCGACCCTCTTCCACTACCAACAACAGAGTGTTGTGCTGCCCTTACTAAAGCTGATATGCCATGTTTCTGCAAGTTGAAAGACTCAAGCTTGTTGCCTATTTACGAAATTGACCCAACCCATGCAATGGAGCTACCTGCAAAATGCAAATTACCTCAAGCCACCTACCACTGTTAG